A genome region from Neptunomonas japonica JAMM 1380 includes the following:
- a CDS encoding mechanosensitive ion channel family protein — translation MIDFTLSDFLVEHKLLSSLTFIVLAYFFKLLLVKAIRVRSKAKREDRRYLINLIKNLINLTVVVLFFIYWSAELQKFAFSVAAFVVAIVIATREFIQCIIGYIYIVASRPFQVGDWIQVGRYYGEVTETDWVQLTLLEVDIDSYSHTGKTLYLPNSMLVLNTIKNLNFMKRYATHTFTVTRDQRVNLFLFRDELLERAAVHCQDFYEVAHRYNSLIEKRLDVTIAGPAPTITIATSDIGKNTASVTIFCPSEQALDIEQKITQDFMELWYLELKNSNENGILSTVYT, via the coding sequence ATGATCGACTTTACTCTTAGCGACTTCCTTGTTGAGCACAAGTTGCTATCTTCGCTTACGTTTATTGTTTTAGCTTATTTCTTTAAACTATTGTTGGTAAAAGCCATCAGAGTGAGAAGCAAGGCAAAACGGGAAGATCGTCGTTATCTAATTAATTTAATTAAAAACTTAATTAACCTTACAGTTGTTGTTTTATTTTTTATCTACTGGTCAGCCGAACTACAAAAATTTGCATTTTCTGTGGCCGCATTTGTTGTAGCTATTGTTATTGCTACGCGCGAGTTTATTCAATGTATTATCGGATACATTTATATAGTTGCATCAAGACCATTTCAGGTTGGTGACTGGATTCAGGTCGGTCGCTATTACGGTGAAGTAACAGAAACTGACTGGGTACAATTGACCTTATTAGAGGTTGATATTGATTCATACAGTCACACCGGAAAAACTCTTTATTTACCCAACAGCATGTTGGTATTGAATACTATAAAAAACCTCAACTTCATGAAGCGCTATGCGACCCACACTTTCACAGTTACTCGGGACCAACGCGTAAATCTGTTTTTATTTAGGGATGAATTATTGGAGCGAGCAGCTGTTCACTGCCAAGATTTCTATGAAGTAGCACACCGGTATAATTCTTTGATAGAAAAACGCTTAGATGTAACGATTGCAGGCCCTGCCCCGACTATTACCATAGCAACATCAGATATTGGAAAAAACACAGCCAGTGTGACAATTTTTTGCCCTTCAGAACAAGCTTTGGATATAGAACAAAAAATAACTCAAGACTTTATGGAATTATGGTACTTAGAACTAAAAAATTCTAATGAAAATGGCATTCTGAGTACCGTATATACATAA
- a CDS encoding ATP-dependent zinc protease: MKDKMIIGSIESCDLPDLGIFDLQVRIDTGAKTSSLHVDNLSRYKKSGKPWIKFDIHPNIYKVEDIVECDAPLQDIRRVKSSNGTSEERYVIKTTVHLGNESWPIDITLTDRSDMSYLMLFGREGMGDKVLVDPSATYLLTNLE, translated from the coding sequence ATGAAAGATAAAATGATTATTGGCAGTATTGAGAGTTGTGATCTCCCTGATCTAGGGATTTTTGATTTGCAAGTGCGTATAGATACTGGCGCAAAAACATCTTCACTTCATGTGGATAATTTGTCTCGGTACAAAAAATCGGGTAAGCCTTGGATAAAATTCGATATTCATCCCAATATTTATAAAGTAGAAGATATTGTAGAGTGCGATGCTCCTCTTCAAGATATAAGGCGAGTTAAATCATCGAATGGAACATCTGAAGAGCGCTATGTGATAAAAACGACTGTACATCTTGGTAATGAGTCATGGCCTATTGATATAACACTGACGGATCGGTCGGATATGAGTTATCTAATGCTGTTCGGGCGTGAAGGAATGGGTGACAAAGTACTCGTCGACCCTTCAGCTACCTATTTGCTCACCAATCTAGAGTAA
- a CDS encoding succinylglutamate desuccinylase/aspartoacylase family protein encodes METNDLIIGGFTVRPGETKQIEIAVAKLYTDTDICIPVHVRRSKKPGPTVFVSAAVHGDELNGIEIIRRLIQLKSLKISSGTLILVPMLNVYGVLNQSRYMPDRRDLNRCFPGSAKGSLAGRVADIFLEEIVKHCDYGIDLHTGAIHRSNLPQIRANLNDPETRTLAEVFGVPVLLNADLRDGSLRQAAVESDTRILLYEAGQALRFDELSIQAGVKGVLNVIRHLGLVNRKLRRKILTPYIANHSSWVRANCSGIVHDLKNLGDQVQKGTPLAEIGSPFGEVIDIVTANKSGIIIGKQNIPLVQEGDAMFHIAFFSEDDAEIAEKISEMQDALAPPIQDIAR; translated from the coding sequence ATGGAAACTAATGACCTGATAATCGGTGGTTTCACAGTTAGGCCTGGAGAAACGAAGCAGATTGAGATAGCGGTAGCAAAGCTCTATACAGATACTGATATTTGTATCCCTGTGCATGTGAGGCGTAGTAAAAAACCGGGTCCAACCGTTTTTGTTTCGGCGGCAGTACACGGTGATGAGCTAAACGGTATTGAGATTATTCGCCGCTTAATTCAATTAAAGTCGCTGAAGATCAGTAGCGGTACATTGATTTTAGTGCCTATGTTGAATGTATATGGCGTTCTCAATCAAAGTCGCTATATGCCAGATCGGCGTGACCTTAACCGGTGCTTCCCTGGATCAGCGAAAGGTTCTTTAGCAGGGCGTGTGGCTGATATTTTTTTAGAGGAAATTGTAAAGCATTGTGACTACGGCATTGATCTACATACAGGTGCAATTCACCGCTCCAACTTGCCGCAAATACGTGCGAACCTTAACGATCCAGAAACCCGTACGCTCGCTGAAGTTTTTGGTGTGCCTGTATTATTAAACGCAGACCTAAGAGATGGATCTTTACGGCAAGCGGCAGTGGAGTCGGATACACGTATTCTTCTTTATGAAGCTGGGCAAGCACTGCGGTTTGATGAGCTATCTATACAGGCTGGCGTGAAAGGTGTCTTGAATGTTATTAGGCATCTAGGCTTAGTGAACCGTAAGCTTCGAAGAAAAATACTCACACCCTATATTGCTAATCACAGCTCTTGGGTGCGTGCAAACTGCAGTGGCATTGTGCATGATCTTAAAAATCTGGGTGATCAGGTACAAAAAGGGACTCCCTTAGCTGAAATTGGTAGCCCTTTTGGAGAAGTGATTGATATTGTTACGGCAAATAAATCGGGCATTATCATAGGTAAGCAAAATATTCCGTTGGTACAGGAGGGGGATGCTATGTTTCATATTGCATTTTTTTCAGAGGATGATGCTGAAATAGCAGAAAAGATAAGCGAGATGCAAGACGCTTTGGCTCCACCCATTCAGGATATAGCAAGATAA
- the rimK gene encoding 30S ribosomal protein S6--L-glutamate ligase: MRIAILSRNENLYSTRRLKEAGESRGHQVDIIDTLHCYMDITRSRPAVRYHGEELPYYDAVIPRIGASVTFYGTAVVRQFEVMGTFCVNESVAISRSRDKLRSLQLLSRKDVGLPRTGFANKPDNIKDLIANVGGAPVVIKLLEGTQGIGVVLAETNKTAESIIEAFMGLKANILVQEFIEEAGGADIRCFVVGNKVVAAMKRQGAEGEFRSNLHRGGSARLVRLSREERATAVNAAKVMGLNVCGVDILQAKNGPVVMEVNSSPGLEGIELATEKDVAGLIIDFIEANAKPNNNRTRGKG; encoded by the coding sequence ATGAGAATTGCAATTCTTTCTCGAAATGAGAATTTGTATTCTACTCGTCGCTTGAAAGAAGCCGGAGAGTCCCGTGGACATCAAGTTGATATCATAGACACTCTACATTGCTATATGGATATTACTCGAAGCCGACCGGCTGTACGTTACCACGGTGAAGAGCTGCCCTACTATGATGCAGTTATTCCTCGTATAGGGGCATCTGTTACTTTTTACGGCACAGCAGTTGTTCGTCAATTCGAGGTGATGGGGACGTTCTGTGTCAATGAATCCGTAGCAATAAGTAGGTCACGCGATAAGTTACGTTCATTGCAGCTATTATCCCGTAAAGATGTTGGGTTACCTCGTACAGGTTTTGCGAATAAACCCGATAATATTAAAGATCTTATCGCAAACGTTGGTGGTGCTCCTGTTGTAATTAAACTACTTGAGGGTACACAAGGGATTGGCGTGGTTCTGGCAGAAACCAACAAAACCGCCGAGAGTATTATTGAAGCCTTCATGGGCCTAAAAGCAAACATATTGGTGCAAGAGTTTATTGAAGAGGCAGGGGGGGCTGATATTCGGTGTTTCGTGGTTGGCAATAAAGTCGTAGCGGCAATGAAGCGTCAGGGTGCTGAAGGAGAGTTTAGGTCTAATTTACATCGCGGTGGTTCAGCAAGACTTGTACGCTTAAGCAGAGAAGAAAGAGCGACTGCCGTTAACGCAGCCAAAGTGATGGGGTTAAACGTCTGTGGCGTCGATATACTCCAGGCTAAAAACGGGCCGGTAGTAATGGAGGTTAATTCATCGCCGGGTCTTGAAGGTATTGAATTGGCTACAGAAAAAGATGTAGCTGGGTTAATTATTGATTTTATAGAAGCTAATGCTAAACCAAATAACAACCGGACTCGAGGCAAAGGATGA
- the dptF gene encoding DNA phosphorothioation-dependent restriction protein DptF, with translation MDLRKALAVLSKSSPNAVTTAGEIIDPELRAIKNYLYVETEIEVVFKQELNDIQENDVIFLCGSSGDGKSEILTRYSEKHEKLVDFHLDATHSFDPSHTAIDTLNDRFTKQKTSRRPLVIGINIGMLANFEREGADEHCTVKAAIKQFLNTQESSDRFTFLDFEAFPKFKIEGTEVSSAFFNALLDRVVRDDQGNKFRDCFNQALALNQDKKLIANVLLLRDRSVQKVVVELLLNARIRQDQFVTARMLLDFIYCILTGSGYLFDNLFKGGDNELLKAMVAFDPSVIRNRDIDRFILNRTLDIEDTEYQLFIDEIEAKYSVIGTLQASSAIRLFYLLKQTGIEHNYHKKFKSSFHEKGELLYREIWALHRNYAGDKEDKIKLRRFYDDVVFAAIELYANRNAPYLSKDEFYLSSHGSCDLASEIELSVNHEAIEGAACKDIHAFYLHFSVNDKKLEPLPVNVNLLTLMLDVVEGYRPNKHDKNSVVLLDELVSHITSLVSNTEVLYLYRDGQRVKVKAHTDGDIRVSGL, from the coding sequence ATGGATCTAAGGAAGGCTCTTGCTGTTTTATCAAAGTCATCGCCCAATGCTGTAACTACGGCTGGGGAGATTATCGACCCTGAACTACGAGCTATCAAAAACTATCTCTACGTAGAAACCGAGATAGAAGTAGTCTTCAAGCAAGAATTGAATGATATACAGGAAAATGACGTCATCTTCTTGTGTGGAAGTAGCGGTGACGGAAAGTCAGAAATTTTGACTCGTTACAGTGAAAAGCACGAGAAGCTGGTTGATTTTCATCTTGATGCAACCCATAGTTTTGATCCCTCCCATACTGCAATAGACACTCTTAACGATCGGTTTACCAAGCAAAAAACTAGCCGTAGGCCTCTGGTTATAGGTATTAATATTGGCATGCTGGCTAACTTTGAACGCGAAGGTGCTGATGAGCACTGCACTGTCAAAGCAGCCATTAAGCAATTTCTTAACACTCAGGAGTCCAGTGACCGTTTTACTTTTCTGGACTTTGAAGCCTTCCCTAAGTTTAAGATTGAAGGAACAGAAGTTTCATCTGCCTTTTTTAACGCTTTATTGGATCGAGTGGTCAGAGATGATCAAGGCAACAAGTTTCGAGATTGTTTCAACCAAGCGCTTGCGTTAAATCAAGATAAAAAGCTTATTGCTAACGTCCTCCTGCTGCGTGACCGTTCGGTACAAAAAGTTGTGGTCGAACTGTTACTAAATGCTCGTATTCGGCAAGATCAGTTTGTTACCGCACGGATGCTACTCGACTTTATCTACTGCATTCTGACAGGCTCAGGGTATCTGTTTGATAACCTGTTCAAGGGCGGAGATAACGAGCTATTGAAAGCAATGGTTGCATTTGACCCTAGCGTAATTCGCAATCGCGACATCGACCGATTTATTTTAAATCGAACACTGGATATCGAGGATACCGAATACCAGCTCTTTATTGATGAAATTGAAGCAAAGTACTCCGTCATAGGAACGTTGCAGGCAAGCTCTGCCATCCGTCTGTTTTATCTACTAAAACAAACGGGTATTGAACATAACTACCACAAAAAATTTAAGTCTTCGTTCCATGAAAAGGGCGAGCTTCTGTACCGAGAAATCTGGGCTCTGCACAGAAATTATGCGGGTGACAAAGAAGACAAGATAAAGCTGCGTCGCTTCTATGATGACGTCGTCTTTGCTGCCATTGAGCTCTATGCCAACCGCAATGCCCCATACTTGTCTAAGGATGAGTTTTATCTATCCTCTCATGGCTCCTGCGATCTCGCTTCTGAGATTGAATTAAGCGTAAATCATGAGGCTATCGAGGGCGCTGCGTGTAAGGATATACATGCCTTTTATCTTCACTTTTCGGTTAATGATAAGAAGCTAGAGCCCCTGCCTGTAAACGTCAACCTGTTGACATTAATGCTCGATGTAGTTGAAGGTTACCGCCCCAACAAACATGACAAAAATAGTGTTGTATTACTGGATGAACTAGTTAGCCATATCACATCTTTAGTAAGTAATACCGAAGTACTTTACCTCTATCGGGATGGACAGCGCGTCAAAGTTAAAGCTCATACCGATGGTGATATTCGAGTGAGTGGGTTGTAA
- the dptG gene encoding DNA phosphorothioation-dependent restriction protein DptG produces the protein MSILKATLTPGNNVLNSYFPARTGNNEGDFDWDIAKAIVVRNLYRKQLSTKFTKGLPKDPENKESSAINAFRTICKADFKERLDEAGLWEYLEEMYFSGEALYSVTPEALLFKLAPLTGNSPQHRLADMFSSLMQGLYIESPIQQETNFLEQQVVESLRSEEVLSLFERGKKTLSKGINEKSFLPFLTKHFRSDLKFLASHPKYLIDQLQNLLKLYGYLYTAQLALNIKGLDCEPTAKPLYFIMENETASRERTDLVRNGHQTVARLLVNIFPYLSMSEGLQDVSKEDNEHRLPLWQLAQKLTDDDSNKLREYAEAFALNRNESLTFLFPYDKNNTDPRYWLNVLLELAVQQFDKGMKRSAAQIKFIKATEDELCSTFVKARGQVGKVLVMNQDYIALITNIAIGIKDKLRFHELLTEFNSRGIYFDKQSQQALIRFYERVGNVERMSDSGDAVYVRKIL, from the coding sequence ATGTCGATACTAAAAGCTACGCTAACGCCTGGTAACAACGTGTTAAACAGTTATTTCCCTGCTCGCACGGGCAACAACGAAGGTGATTTTGATTGGGATATAGCTAAAGCAATTGTGGTACGAAATCTTTACCGCAAACAGTTAAGCACCAAGTTCACTAAAGGGCTTCCAAAAGACCCAGAAAACAAAGAATCGTCAGCAATTAACGCCTTCCGTACTATATGCAAAGCCGACTTTAAAGAGCGCTTAGATGAAGCAGGCCTATGGGAGTACCTCGAAGAAATGTACTTTTCCGGTGAAGCCCTCTATAGCGTTACACCAGAGGCTTTGCTGTTCAAACTGGCTCCGTTAACAGGAAATTCGCCTCAACATCGGTTAGCGGATATGTTTTCTAGTTTAATGCAAGGTCTCTATATTGAGAGCCCCATTCAACAAGAAACCAATTTTCTAGAGCAACAAGTAGTTGAGTCTTTACGATCAGAAGAGGTTCTATCACTCTTTGAGAGAGGCAAGAAAACCCTTTCAAAAGGCATTAATGAAAAGTCTTTTCTCCCATTTTTAACAAAGCATTTCAGGTCCGATCTAAAATTTCTCGCCAGCCACCCTAAGTATTTGATTGATCAACTACAGAATTTACTCAAACTTTACGGCTACCTCTATACTGCACAGCTAGCACTTAATATTAAAGGGCTGGACTGTGAACCCACTGCTAAGCCTCTGTATTTTATTATGGAGAACGAGACAGCAAGTCGTGAGCGGACTGATTTAGTTCGCAATGGCCATCAAACGGTGGCCCGCCTGCTGGTTAATATTTTTCCGTACCTTTCAATGTCAGAAGGCCTGCAGGATGTGAGTAAAGAGGATAACGAGCATCGCTTACCTCTTTGGCAATTGGCACAGAAACTGACGGATGACGACAGTAATAAACTTAGGGAGTACGCTGAAGCCTTTGCCTTAAACCGTAATGAAAGCCTCACCTTTCTGTTCCCTTATGACAAAAACAATACCGATCCACGCTACTGGTTAAATGTCCTTTTAGAGCTTGCTGTTCAGCAGTTTGATAAAGGTATGAAACGATCTGCGGCACAGATTAAGTTTATTAAAGCCACCGAAGACGAGCTATGTAGCACTTTCGTGAAAGCGCGCGGTCAAGTCGGTAAAGTTCTGGTCATGAATCAAGACTATATCGCTTTAATTACTAATATAGCGATTGGCATCAAGGACAAACTGCGTTTCCACGAACTATTGACTGAATTCAATTCGCGTGGGATTTATTTTGATAAACAAAGTCAGCAGGCTCTCATTCGTTTTTACGAGCGTGTCGGTAATGTAGAGCGTATGAGTGATAGTGGAGACGCCGTTTATGTCCGTAAAATTCTTTGA